Proteins co-encoded in one Bacteroidales bacterium genomic window:
- a CDS encoding ABC transporter permease — protein MDKAGKLTFSFREWIRTLKQGLISLFQPSESGNREQSGRHPFSVIVRKEMADHFSSWRFIILVSLIFLTCLGSMYTAMANISKAVKSEDAEGAFFFLRLFTASDGTLPPFFVFIGFLGPLLGIGLGFDAINSEQNRGTLSRLLAQPVHRDYVINAKFLAALQVISLMFFVLGFLVIGFGLISIGIPPTAEEFLRIVFFLLLSIIYVAFWLNLSIFFSVRFRQPATAALAGIAVWLFFTVFYPMIVNLIIKALSPDQTMEASYKMYLLEKLRLTLMRLLPNQLFSEATTTLLMPSVRSLGPLTMEQLYGTIPGPLPLGQSLLLVWPQVTGLIAATVLCFALSYVSFMRREIRSR, from the coding sequence ATGGATAAAGCCGGGAAGCTGACATTTTCGTTCAGGGAGTGGATTCGGACCTTAAAACAGGGTCTGATTTCATTGTTTCAGCCGTCAGAAAGCGGAAACAGGGAGCAGAGCGGACGGCATCCTTTCAGCGTTATTGTGCGTAAAGAAATGGCAGATCATTTTTCAAGCTGGCGGTTTATTATCCTGGTTTCCCTGATTTTTCTCACCTGCCTAGGGTCGATGTACACGGCAATGGCCAATATTTCGAAAGCCGTGAAATCGGAAGATGCGGAAGGTGCTTTTTTCTTTCTTCGTTTGTTTACTGCTTCCGACGGTACTCTTCCTCCTTTTTTCGTATTCATCGGGTTTCTGGGACCTCTGCTGGGCATAGGCCTTGGGTTTGATGCCATCAACAGCGAACAGAACCGGGGTACATTAAGCCGGTTGCTGGCTCAGCCCGTGCACAGGGATTATGTTATCAATGCCAAATTTCTGGCCGCTCTGCAGGTCATCAGCCTGATGTTTTTTGTCCTGGGTTTTCTGGTGATCGGTTTTGGGCTGATTTCCATCGGAATTCCTCCCACGGCTGAAGAGTTTCTGCGCATCGTCTTTTTCCTTTTGCTGAGCATCATTTATGTAGCATTCTGGCTCAACCTGTCCATCTTTTTCTCGGTGCGTTTCCGACAGCCGGCAACGGCAGCATTGGCAGGTATTGCCGTCTGGCTATTTTTTACGGTGTTTTATCCGATGATTGTGAACCTCATCATCAAGGCGCTCAGTCCCGACCAGACGATGGAGGCCTCTTACAAGATGTATCTGCTGGAAAAGCTCAGGCTCACCCTGATGCGCTTATTGCCCAACCAGTTGTTCAGTGAGGCGACCACCACCCTTCTCATGCCTTCTGTAAGAAGTCTGGGGCCGCTGACCATGGAGCAGCTTTACGGAACCATTCCGGGCCCACTGCCCCTGGGCCAGAGCCTTCTGCTGGTCTGGCCGCAGGTAACCGGACTGATAGCCGCCACGGTTCTGTGCTTTGCCCTGTCGTATGTTTCCTTTATGCGAAGGGAAATACGATCAAGGTAA
- a CDS encoding SusC/RagA family TonB-linked outer membrane protein: protein MKKILVLSLLLLQISSLAWAQPLKVTGKVTDTRGEPLPGVNIVEKGTTNGTISDMEGAYSINLTSSSAVLVFSYVGFAVQEIPVGINTVIDVQLSEKTVGLDEVVITALGITQAKKSVGYSVQDFSGEQLSRVNALNVANLFSGQVSGLTVNNPTGIFQSPTLVLRGKTPLIVVDDIPVSTNFFDLTSSDIENVTVLKGTTASALYGSRGRNGAILITTKKAGKEGLEVVLANNTMVTAGFTVWPKTQTQYGNGSNGQYEFWDGQDGGVNDGDMIWGPKFEKGKEIAQWNSPIKDNVTGEVIPWWGDVFGTKYDDKSRYSRVPIPWEYHNNLKDFLETGLVSTTDFSLSSKGEKVAQRFSASYTKQDGQVPNSFLHLGGLSYNSTVKISNSLTFDGKLSYNKVYSPNYPRYGYGPRNHMYTILIWMGDDVNGKDLKRHLYVPGQEGYRQANFNYAWYNNVYFAAYELSQKYDEDKLNGQIKLKYDITKNLSLQARSSAVITGLFEDRASPKSYLNYGDPRDGDYKSWNSHWLTTDNDILLTYRQPVSSFLNITVNAGGATMYQKYSQEYNATDGLIVPWVYSLNNSKGAVKASTYLQEKAIRSVYSTVDLDFMDALFLTFAARNDWSSTLPKANNSYFYPSFSASVLVSNLVKMPEAIDMLKVFGSWASVANDLSPYQISSYYANVGTYEGLTMLSYPGSLVNYDIAPEKSISFETGLSASFLKNRFHFDLAYFNVVDLNQILDLPVSSASGFGSRKVNGNEYTTTGLEISLGAMPVRTTNFSWQSTLNWDTRVKKLTEIYGGAKKYGNYSLNERVDNYYAIGWMKSADGRVIINESTGLPIKDPYPQMLGHLDPNWRFGFINNFRYKNLSVDINFDGAWGGVFWSRTVEKLWWGGKHPNSVKYRDQEYAAGEPVYVPDGVNVVSGELVRDTDGKIISDTRQYKENTTKVSWQSWCQIYPYQAKVTEKESEYFANVLDRSFLKLRRISLTYDMSDVLKIKGLKRTELSLYSYNVFIIKKAMLVDPDFGDDNNLQDPSARYIGLSAKLTF from the coding sequence ATGAAAAAAATTCTCGTGTTATCCTTATTGTTGCTGCAAATTTCTTCATTAGCGTGGGCACAGCCGTTAAAAGTGACAGGGAAGGTCACTGATACGCGCGGAGAACCTTTGCCCGGAGTGAATATTGTAGAAAAAGGTACTACCAATGGAACTATTTCCGACATGGAAGGTGCCTATTCGATCAATCTCACAAGTTCTTCTGCTGTGCTGGTTTTTTCTTATGTGGGATTTGCGGTACAGGAAATTCCGGTAGGGATAAATACTGTAATTGATGTACAGTTATCAGAAAAGACAGTAGGCCTGGATGAAGTTGTAATAACTGCATTGGGTATTACACAGGCAAAAAAATCAGTAGGATATTCGGTGCAGGATTTTTCCGGAGAACAACTCAGCAGGGTAAATGCTTTGAATGTGGCCAATTTATTTAGCGGGCAGGTGAGTGGATTAACAGTTAATAATCCTACCGGTATATTTCAAAGCCCCACGCTGGTTCTCAGGGGAAAAACTCCGCTGATTGTGGTTGATGATATTCCGGTAAGTACGAATTTTTTTGATCTTACATCGAGCGATATTGAGAATGTTACCGTGTTAAAAGGAACTACTGCTTCGGCTTTATATGGTTCACGGGGGCGCAACGGGGCTATTCTTATTACAACGAAAAAAGCAGGGAAAGAAGGGCTTGAAGTTGTTCTGGCAAACAACACCATGGTAACTGCCGGTTTTACGGTATGGCCCAAGACCCAGACACAATACGGAAACGGATCCAACGGGCAGTATGAATTCTGGGATGGACAGGATGGAGGAGTGAATGATGGCGATATGATTTGGGGGCCAAAATTTGAAAAAGGGAAAGAAATAGCACAGTGGAACAGTCCGATTAAAGACAATGTAACAGGTGAAGTGATTCCCTGGTGGGGTGATGTTTTCGGAACCAAGTACGATGACAAGTCGAGATATTCAAGAGTGCCGATACCATGGGAATACCATAATAACTTAAAGGATTTTCTGGAAACGGGGTTGGTATCAACTACAGATTTCTCTTTAAGTTCTAAAGGAGAAAAAGTTGCACAGCGTTTTTCTGCGAGCTATACCAAACAAGACGGACAGGTTCCCAATTCTTTTCTGCATCTGGGCGGATTGAGTTATAATTCGACTGTCAAAATATCCAACAGTCTGACCTTCGACGGAAAGCTGTCGTACAATAAGGTGTATTCGCCAAATTATCCGCGGTATGGTTATGGTCCCAGAAACCACATGTACACCATACTTATATGGATGGGGGATGATGTTAACGGAAAGGATCTCAAGCGTCATTTATACGTTCCGGGCCAGGAAGGATATCGTCAGGCGAATTTTAATTATGCCTGGTACAACAATGTCTATTTTGCTGCCTATGAGTTAAGTCAAAAGTATGATGAGGATAAGCTGAACGGACAGATAAAGCTGAAGTATGACATTACAAAGAATTTAAGTCTTCAGGCTCGTTCATCAGCTGTTATTACCGGACTTTTTGAAGACAGGGCAAGTCCGAAGTCGTATCTGAATTATGGTGACCCGCGCGATGGTGATTATAAATCATGGAATTCGCATTGGCTGACTACTGACAATGACATTTTGCTTACTTACAGGCAGCCGGTATCCAGTTTTCTCAATATAACCGTCAATGCCGGTGGTGCAACTATGTACCAGAAGTATAGTCAGGAATATAATGCTACTGACGGTTTAATAGTTCCCTGGGTTTACAGTCTGAACAATTCAAAGGGTGCTGTTAAGGCATCAACCTATCTTCAGGAAAAAGCCATTCGCAGCGTATATAGTACAGTTGATCTTGATTTTATGGATGCTTTGTTTCTAACATTTGCTGCCCGTAACGACTGGTCGTCGACCTTGCCCAAGGCCAATAACTCTTATTTTTATCCTTCTTTTTCAGCCAGTGTTCTTGTTTCTAATCTGGTGAAAATGCCCGAGGCCATTGACATGCTAAAAGTGTTTGGTTCCTGGGCTTCTGTTGCCAATGATCTGAGTCCGTATCAGATTTCCTCTTATTACGCCAATGTTGGCACTTACGAAGGGTTAACCATGCTGAGTTATCCGGGTAGTCTGGTTAATTATGATATTGCTCCTGAAAAATCCATTTCGTTCGAAACAGGGCTTTCTGCCTCATTTCTCAAAAACAGATTTCATTTTGATCTGGCCTATTTTAACGTGGTTGATTTGAATCAGATCCTTGACCTGCCGGTTTCTTCAGCTTCGGGATTTGGTAGCAGGAAGGTTAACGGAAATGAATATACTACCACAGGCCTTGAAATTTCTCTTGGGGCAATGCCGGTGCGTACTACCAATTTTTCATGGCAATCAACGCTGAACTGGGATACAAGGGTAAAGAAACTGACGGAAATTTATGGCGGTGCTAAGAAATATGGCAACTATTCCTTAAATGAGCGGGTTGATAATTATTACGCTATAGGTTGGATGAAAAGTGCCGATGGCCGGGTAATTATCAATGAAAGCACCGGTTTGCCCATAAAAGATCCCTACCCGCAGATGCTTGGTCATCTTGACCCGAACTGGCGATTCGGATTCATTAATAATTTCCGTTATAAAAATCTGTCAGTCGATATCAATTTTGACGGAGCCTGGGGAGGTGTATTCTGGTCACGCACGGTAGAAAAGCTGTGGTGGGGTGGCAAGCATCCAAACTCAGTAAAATACAGAGACCAGGAGTATGCAGCCGGCGAGCCGGTATATGTTCCTGATGGGGTAAATGTAGTGAGTGGTGAACTGGTAAGGGATACCGATGGGAAAATTATTTCCGATACCCGGCAGTATAAAGAAAATACTACAAAGGTGAGCTGGCAGAGCTGGTGTCAGATATATCCGTATCAGGCAAAAGTTACTGAAAAAGAAAGCGAATATTTTGCCAATGTGCTCGATCGCAGTTTCCTTAAGTTACGGCGTATCTCCCTTACCTATGATATGTCTGATGTTCTGAAAATCAAAGGGCTTAAGCGAACAGAACTTTCGCTCTATAGTTACAATGTGTTCATTATTAAAAAGGCCATGCTGGTTGATCCAGATTTTGGGGATGATAATAATCTTCAGGATCCTTCAGCCCGGTATATTGGCCTCTCTGCCAAACTAACATTTTGA
- a CDS encoding ABC transporter ATP-binding protein: protein MSENIVVLTNLTKKYGSFTAVDNLNLVIRRGEIFGLLGPNGAGKSTTILMMLGLTEPTSGSVRICGIDPVTDPIGVKRKAGYLPEDVGFYDDLTGPENLVYTAKLNGIGGTAATEKAMSLFKKVGLEGEEKKKVGKYSRGMRQRLGLADALIKSPEVIILDEPTLGIDPAGVREFLNLIVELSREEKITVLFSSHLLHQVQQVCDRVGIFVGGKLLAEGDIRSLSEKLFEGSAYETEVAVDPLPEVKGLSAGDPEALVRSVLQNVEGITAIRAENGLFRIESTRDVSREIAARLVQAGAGLTHLSRREYGLDDIYYRYFEGGLKNG, encoded by the coding sequence GTGTCAGAAAATATTGTTGTCCTTACGAATCTGACCAAAAAATACGGGTCATTTACCGCGGTTGACAATTTGAATCTGGTCATCCGGCGGGGAGAAATTTTCGGCCTGCTGGGCCCAAACGGGGCGGGTAAGTCAACAACCATCCTTATGATGCTGGGCCTGACGGAACCCACCTCCGGTTCTGTGAGAATCTGCGGCATTGATCCGGTTACTGATCCCATCGGAGTGAAGCGGAAAGCAGGATATCTGCCCGAAGATGTGGGATTCTATGATGACCTTACCGGACCGGAAAATCTTGTTTACACGGCAAAGCTTAATGGCATCGGCGGTACTGCAGCCACTGAAAAAGCGATGAGCCTGTTTAAAAAAGTCGGTCTGGAAGGTGAAGAAAAAAAGAAGGTGGGAAAATATTCGCGGGGAATGCGCCAGCGGCTTGGACTTGCTGACGCGCTTATTAAGAGTCCCGAAGTGATCATCCTGGATGAACCGACACTGGGAATAGACCCTGCGGGTGTGCGGGAGTTTCTGAACCTGATTGTGGAACTCAGCCGGGAAGAAAAGATCACGGTTTTGTTTTCATCCCATCTTCTGCATCAGGTTCAGCAGGTGTGCGACAGGGTAGGGATATTTGTGGGTGGTAAACTGCTGGCAGAAGGGGATATCAGGTCTCTGTCGGAAAAATTGTTTGAGGGCAGTGCCTATGAGACCGAAGTGGCCGTTGATCCTCTGCCTGAAGTAAAAGGGCTTTCAGCAGGGGATCCGGAAGCTCTTGTGCGCAGTGTACTGCAGAATGTAGAAGGGATAACGGCTATACGGGCTGAGAATGGTTTGTTCCGTATTGAAAGTACCCGCGACGTAAGCCGTGAAATAGCAGCAAGGCTGGTACAGGCGGGGGCTGGCCTTACCCATCTGAGCCGCAGGGAATATGGTCTTGATGATATTTATTACCGCTATTTTGAAGGAGGACTGAAAAATGGATAA
- a CDS encoding PHP domain-containing protein, translating into MKKRISFITLLYLIAVTGIAQIANIQVPELEKKHFRNTIRIPDLDGYKTLKCDFHMHTVFSDGIVWPDVRIEEAWEEGLDAIAITDHIEYTPHKPFVGGSFNSSYEIAYQKAKELGIVLIRGAEITRDMPPGHLNVLFVKNIDKINVPDPMGAIMEAKNQGAFIFWNHPCWTAQQPDSCIMFSMHKDLIKKHVISGIEVFNEKEWYPIALHWCLENNLTILGNSDIHDFTSHYYSMEQWHRPMTLVFSKDTASENIREALFAGRTVAWFAKYVAGKEVYLQELFRKSVIVDKPGKTIKGETALTLKNMSDFTFELSSLSVPGKSVVFHPGESISMKVKPDEEFFVTNWFIGADKNLRVRFF; encoded by the coding sequence ATGAAAAAACGGATTAGTTTCATTACGTTGCTGTATCTTATTGCCGTAACTGGTATAGCGCAGATAGCGAATATTCAGGTACCTGAGCTGGAGAAAAAACATTTCAGGAATACAATACGAATACCTGATCTGGACGGATACAAGACCCTTAAGTGCGATTTTCATATGCACACTGTGTTTTCTGATGGTATTGTATGGCCCGACGTTCGGATTGAGGAGGCATGGGAAGAAGGATTGGACGCGATAGCTATCACAGACCATATTGAGTATACTCCCCATAAACCCTTCGTAGGAGGATCTTTCAACAGTTCTTATGAAATTGCTTATCAAAAAGCAAAAGAATTGGGTATTGTGCTGATCCGGGGGGCAGAAATTACCCGAGATATGCCTCCTGGACACCTCAATGTGCTTTTCGTGAAAAATATCGATAAAATCAATGTTCCTGACCCGATGGGAGCCATCATGGAAGCCAAAAATCAGGGAGCATTTATTTTCTGGAACCACCCGTGCTGGACAGCACAACAACCTGACAGTTGCATTATGTTTTCCATGCACAAAGACCTGATAAAAAAACACGTTATTTCGGGCATCGAAGTTTTTAATGAAAAAGAATGGTACCCGATTGCACTTCACTGGTGTTTGGAAAACAACCTTACCATTCTTGGTAATTCAGACATACACGATTTTACATCCCATTACTATTCGATGGAGCAATGGCACAGGCCTATGACGCTTGTTTTTTCAAAAGATACGGCCTCAGAAAATATCCGGGAAGCTTTATTTGCAGGCCGCACAGTTGCATGGTTCGCCAAGTACGTGGCAGGAAAGGAAGTTTATCTTCAAGAACTCTTCAGAAAATCTGTTATAGTTGATAAACCTGGCAAGACTATCAAAGGGGAAACGGCACTTACCCTTAAGAATATGAGTGATTTCACTTTTGAGCTTTCTTCGCTTTCAGTCCCGGGTAAATCGGTCGTATTCCACCCCGGCGAATCAATTTCCATGAAAGTTAAACCAGATGAAGAATTTTTTGTAACGAACTGGTTCATAGGGGCAGACAAAAACCTTAGGGTACGGTTCTTTTAG
- a CDS encoding SusD/RagB family nutrient-binding outer membrane lipoprotein: MKKIFIIGAFLMAGAFSCQKLEEININPNNVSETHPQYLLTTIEWNAFQVEGADPLFASRMIVQSDMEHPMQFYTWDRGDFSAYNELRNVTKMEQEAKRIEAVNYQALAKFFRAWYFYNLTLTFGDVPYSEALKGEFDKVYTPVYDQQKEVFKGILTELEEANNIITDDLIPGDIIYHGDPLKWKKLINAFRLRVLLTLSKKENEPDLNIKSRFASIVSSGPLMESVNDDAKLVFINQVGNRYTEFNNSSYGSNRYMDSTFVRRLQDRKDPRLFIYAAQTKNAKEAGLPIDDFTGYDGGNPIAPYNEVNLKAIAGNVSKVNLRYTTDPVCEPHILLGYSELQFILAEARIRGWITGTDAAELYENGVKASFQFYNAYAKGYESYFTEQAAEEYLQEPLVEFSGSLTNEEKIERIITQKYLFSFLQGGWRMYFEHLRTGYPSFASLPGQTPPTRFMYPEGEYQYNSENVAAAITRQFGEGRDNTREIPWWLKNN, translated from the coding sequence ATGAAAAAAATATTCATAATTGGTGCGTTCTTAATGGCCGGTGCCTTCTCCTGCCAGAAGCTTGAAGAGATAAACATCAACCCAAACAATGTATCGGAAACCCATCCGCAGTACCTGCTTACCACGATTGAGTGGAATGCATTTCAGGTGGAAGGGGCAGATCCTTTGTTTGCCTCACGTATGATCGTTCAGTCTGATATGGAACATCCCATGCAATTTTATACCTGGGACAGAGGTGATTTCTCAGCCTACAATGAACTGAGGAATGTTACCAAAATGGAACAAGAGGCCAAGAGAATAGAGGCTGTGAACTATCAAGCTCTGGCCAAATTCTTCAGGGCATGGTATTTTTATAATCTCACGCTCACTTTCGGTGATGTACCATACAGCGAAGCTTTGAAAGGGGAGTTTGATAAGGTATATACACCTGTTTATGACCAGCAAAAAGAGGTTTTTAAGGGTATTCTAACTGAACTTGAAGAGGCAAACAATATCATTACCGATGATCTGATTCCCGGTGATATCATTTATCATGGAGATCCGCTGAAGTGGAAGAAACTCATAAATGCATTCCGTCTGAGGGTTCTTCTAACTTTATCAAAGAAAGAAAATGAACCCGATCTTAACATTAAAAGCCGGTTTGCCTCCATTGTTTCTAGTGGTCCACTTATGGAATCGGTTAACGATGATGCAAAGCTGGTATTTATCAATCAGGTCGGCAACCGGTACACCGAATTCAATAACAGCAGCTATGGTTCTAACCGCTACATGGATTCCACCTTTGTGAGGCGATTACAAGACCGGAAAGATCCAAGGTTGTTTATTTATGCCGCTCAGACAAAGAATGCCAAGGAGGCTGGTCTACCCATTGACGATTTTACCGGCTATGACGGAGGTAATCCCATTGCCCCGTATAATGAGGTTAATCTGAAGGCTATTGCAGGCAACGTTTCAAAGGTTAATTTGCGATATACCACTGATCCTGTTTGTGAACCTCACATTTTGCTTGGCTATTCGGAGTTGCAGTTTATTCTGGCAGAAGCCCGCATACGAGGCTGGATAACCGGCACGGATGCAGCTGAGCTATATGAAAACGGAGTGAAGGCCTCATTCCAGTTTTACAATGCCTATGCAAAAGGATACGAATCATATTTTACCGAACAGGCCGCAGAAGAATACCTGCAGGAGCCTCTTGTAGAGTTTAGCGGTTCACTGACAAATGAAGAAAAAATTGAACGGATCATTACCCAGAAATATTTATTCTCTTTCCTTCAGGGCGGCTGGAGAATGTATTTTGAACATCTTCGGACCGGATATCCCTCATTTGCCTCACTGCCGGGGCAGACTCCTCCCACCCGCTTCATGTATCCTGAAGGAGAATACCAGTATAATTCAGAAAATGTTGCTGCTGCTATTACCCGCCAGTTCGGAGAAGGCAGGGATAATACAAGAGAAATACCATGGTGGTTAAAAAATAATTAG
- a CDS encoding SpoIIE family protein phosphatase, translating into MRCFRHIAFFTLLMGILSEPGWSSAMFSGFPQQESDSLKAVLAYRQAFQLMDSGQIDKARNEAEKILFIGEDAHNPELLAATYTLLARIAEAQKNSTDYLYYLLRALSAYEKLGMNEKAAELSELAGDYYYRKNVFSKALEYYQRALALRSSLPPGRPAFILREKTGSCYLRSNQTTEAKNVMLSLLNDYRNTADSISVLRVLAQLSSLAVSEKNFVEAGSYDRQMLTLCSAQRDSSAMVVVLNNMAYNCVLNQKYNEAADLFRQSLQLASTYRKQDVPAIVTNLAVCYQNVRNYATAIALLNQAMETPAVKKNTGAKALLENVLATTYFYKNDLYNAGEISRLSIEDAREANDMDLLQKCYYTYSQILKAGNDYIAALDYYEKHLALKDSLDLHAEVKRQKEEQFLMEADRTDKDIWLRISNEDRQDLELRQMHLEAEKRQKELELLKKERELETSEKQRILQAMVLNQQRHEAELREREMKALQQEKAIQELRLQQQEADKKRQEQEIRILQVEKEKQALAKKRAIGMTVLSAIIAISILAGLIVMRRKNLTLAWQKKQIEEKNEELEQMNQEILAQTDQIVKQKQIIEEKNKAITDSIVYARHIQTAVLPSEEEIIRFFSEGFVLFLPRDIVSGDFFWGIRRGHSVVIAAADCTGHGVPGAFMSMMGLTFLYNIVGAMPELNAAEILNQLRSNVIRALHHKGKTEETRDGMDISLCIINPLNNTLQYAGANNPVYIVRNGNLTILKPDKMPIGMHFDNTIPFTNQTVEIGENDRVYMFSDGYADQFGGPNNKKFKYSSLQKLLLQIHALPMQEQSKILLDNFNSWKGDNAQIDDILIIGFRA; encoded by the coding sequence ATGAGATGTTTCAGGCATATTGCTTTTTTTACCCTGCTGATGGGAATTCTTTCCGAACCAGGATGGTCTTCTGCCATGTTTTCCGGTTTCCCCCAGCAGGAAAGCGATTCCCTCAAGGCGGTTTTAGCCTACCGGCAGGCCTTTCAGCTCATGGATTCAGGACAGATTGACAAAGCCCGGAATGAAGCCGAAAAAATCCTTTTTATTGGCGAGGATGCACATAATCCGGAACTGCTGGCCGCCACCTACACTCTGCTGGCGCGAATAGCCGAAGCCCAGAAAAATTCCACTGATTACCTGTACTATCTTCTCAGAGCCTTATCGGCCTATGAAAAGCTCGGCATGAACGAAAAAGCAGCCGAACTATCCGAACTGGCCGGCGACTATTATTACCGGAAAAACGTTTTTTCCAAAGCCCTCGAGTATTACCAGCGGGCCCTGGCGCTCAGAAGCAGCCTCCCTCCGGGCCGGCCGGCCTTCATTCTCCGCGAAAAAACCGGCTCGTGCTATCTCAGAAGCAATCAGACAACGGAAGCAAAAAATGTAATGCTCTCCCTGCTGAACGATTACCGAAATACAGCTGATTCCATTTCCGTGCTCCGCGTTCTTGCCCAGCTTTCTTCTCTCGCAGTTTCCGAAAAAAATTTCGTGGAGGCAGGCAGTTACGACCGGCAGATGTTGACCCTATGTTCAGCTCAGCGCGACTCTTCGGCCATGGTTGTTGTATTAAACAATATGGCCTACAATTGCGTTCTGAATCAAAAATACAATGAGGCGGCCGACCTTTTCCGGCAATCCCTGCAACTGGCATCCACATACCGGAAACAGGACGTGCCGGCCATAGTTACCAACCTGGCTGTATGCTACCAGAATGTGCGCAATTATGCAACCGCCATTGCCCTGCTGAACCAGGCAATGGAAACTCCTGCCGTAAAGAAAAACACAGGCGCAAAAGCCCTTCTGGAAAATGTGCTTGCCACAACCTATTTCTACAAGAACGATCTATACAATGCCGGCGAAATTAGCAGGCTTTCCATTGAAGACGCCAGAGAAGCCAACGATATGGATCTGCTGCAGAAATGCTATTATACCTATTCACAGATCCTCAAAGCCGGTAACGATTATATTGCAGCTCTTGACTATTATGAAAAGCACCTGGCACTGAAAGACTCCCTCGACCTCCATGCTGAAGTGAAGCGGCAAAAGGAAGAGCAGTTCCTCATGGAAGCAGACCGCACCGATAAAGACATCTGGCTGAGAATTTCGAATGAAGACCGGCAGGACCTTGAATTGCGGCAAATGCACCTGGAGGCAGAGAAACGGCAAAAAGAACTGGAACTTCTCAAAAAGGAACGGGAACTGGAAACCTCAGAAAAACAACGAATTCTGCAGGCAATGGTCCTGAACCAGCAGCGCCATGAGGCCGAACTGCGCGAACGGGAAATGAAAGCCCTCCAGCAGGAAAAAGCCATTCAGGAACTGCGCCTGCAGCAGCAGGAAGCTGACAAAAAGAGGCAGGAACAGGAAATCAGAATTCTTCAGGTTGAAAAGGAAAAACAGGCCCTGGCAAAAAAAAGAGCCATCGGAATGACCGTTCTTTCGGCCATAATTGCCATTTCCATCCTGGCCGGACTGATTGTGATGCGCAGAAAAAACCTTACCCTCGCCTGGCAAAAGAAACAAATTGAAGAAAAGAACGAGGAACTGGAACAGATGAACCAGGAGATTCTGGCACAGACCGACCAGATTGTCAAGCAGAAACAGATCATCGAAGAAAAAAACAAGGCCATCACCGACAGCATCGTCTATGCACGGCATATCCAGACGGCGGTTCTTCCTTCTGAAGAGGAAATCATCCGGTTTTTCTCCGAAGGCTTTGTTTTGTTCCTGCCAAGGGATATTGTGAGCGGTGATTTCTTCTGGGGCATCCGCCGCGGACATTCGGTTGTGATTGCAGCGGCCGACTGCACAGGACACGGAGTACCAGGCGCCTTCATGAGCATGATGGGGCTCACCTTTCTCTACAACATTGTGGGGGCCATGCCCGAACTGAACGCGGCAGAAATCCTCAACCAGTTGCGATCCAACGTAATCCGGGCTCTCCATCATAAGGGCAAAACGGAAGAAACCCGCGACGGCATGGACATCTCTCTGTGCATCATCAACCCCCTGAACAACACCCTTCAGTATGCCGGGGCCAATAACCCTGTTTACATTGTCCGCAACGGAAATCTCACCATCCTTAAGCCTGATAAAATGCCTATCGGTATGCACTTCGACAATACCATCCCCTTTACCAACCAAACCGTGGAAATCGGCGAAAACGACAGAGTGTATATGTTCTCCGACGGTTACGCCGACCAGTTCGGAGGTCCCAATAACAAGAAGTTTAAATACTCCTCCCTGCAGAAACTCTTACTGCAGATTCATGCTCTCCCCATGCAGGAGCAAAGCAAAATCCTCCTCGACAATTTCAACAGCTGGAAGGGAGACAATGCACAGATTGACGATATCCTGATTATCGGATTCAGAGCCTGA